A single window of Ignavibacteriales bacterium DNA harbors:
- a CDS encoding DUF4296 domain-containing protein: MALIFLSLFILAFACSSEKIPEEVLVKVYVENIIAAETYSANADSLRIHKESIFNKYKITKKDFEAELEKYSDDKVKWADFFKKANDYLNDLKKNNTIN, translated from the coding sequence TTGGCATTAATATTTCTTTCGCTTTTCATCTTAGCTTTCGCTTGCAGCAGTGAGAAGATTCCGGAAGAAGTTTTAGTGAAAGTTTATGTGGAGAACATAATTGCAGCCGAGACATATTCCGCCAATGCCGATTCATTGCGCATTCATAAAGAATCGATTTTTAATAAATATAAAATAACTAAAAAAGATTTTGAGGCGGAACTCGAAAAATATTCCGATGATAAAGTAAAATGGGCTGACTTTTTTAAGAAAGCAAACGATTACTTAAACGATCTAAAAAAGAATAATACAATTAATTAA